GGAACAAATGGTAGAAAAATCATGAAAAGTCATAGAGAAATGTCACAAGACTGAGACTGAAAAAACAAAAGGTCACAACAAGACAATAAAGTTAAAAACAAAGAGGACAAAGGTAATCAAAATGGGAGCCACTCTGAAGCAGCAACAACATGAGGCATTTTGCATGATTTTTAATGGAGTTTATGTATGATCCCATAGCGAACTAGTAAGTGCTTTCGGGTACAAACATCCTGATTCCTACGTTCGTTCCATTCATGACTCTTACCATGTTATATATTACCATTCAAAAAGACAGCTTTTCCTACtggatctaatttttttttaaatgtatcgATTCAAGTTTTTGGCACCAATAACCTTTCTCAAACCAACAAAGGCTTGATTTTAGCTAAGGCACAGTACTTTCAACTGCTCAACATTAGAACTTAACTAAAGACGTGAGAATATGTAAAAGCGGCGGAGCAGCACCAACGTAAGTCCGGGGTATTTTGTTGAGACTTGCTATCAAATGTATTTTGCTGAAACTTGCTTTCGAATGTTCAGCAATTTCATTGAGCCTATACCTACCTAGCTCCAGAATCAGGACTAGCATCTCCATAGGAAACCAACCCCTTCTGTCCTGATGCAGAACTTGATCTAGACCTGCTACGAGATATGGAAGTCCTCTTATTATAACGCTTTGGGGGTGTATCGTCAGGGGATCTGGATCGAGAAATGCCATTGCTCTTCGAATTTGACTTTGACCTCTGTCTGTCAGGAGATTGTTGATTACCTCGTCCACCAAGTCGAGATTTTAATCTGTCACTTATGGGAGGTCGCTTGTCTTCCGGGCTAACACTGCGTTTTGGACTCCGGCCACGACCATTGTCTCTGTAGCGGCCTCGTACTGGACTGCGGGAGATGCTCCTGCTCTGACTTCTTCTGCTTTGATAtctaaacaaataaacatgaaatTAAGTTCATGAATCATATATATTACATTCCCTTTTTTTACTAGTCAATTCTTACAAACAAACAAATTCATGCATAATGCACAAGGTTTGTAATGGATATATATACATTAGTTGTATTCCATGCAACAAATTACATGAAAAAGTGAGACACAGGGACAAAAGTAAATGAATGTGAAATATTAAGCAAGTGAAATATTTATCCTATCACAGCATACCCTGATAGACTAATGTAAATGTCAAGTTATATATTATTCAGCAAGTGCTTAATTTGTGCATGGGAGGATAATGTAAATTGAGGGAGAAGGAACCTGGGACGGTTTCCCCTTGGTGGGCTTCGAAAACGTCGTGGTGGTGAGCGCTCAGAATAGCTTCTGTAGCTTGTATTTCTTCAAATACAAATATTACAAGTCAGAACAAGATCCAACCATTTTTAAGGAAGCCGGTTTATTAAAACTGTATACACAAAGAAACAAACCTATCAAAGTTCCTTCTAACATTTCTATCCCCATAACGATATGCACGGGGAGACCGTTCTGGAGATGGAGTACGATATCTGCGTACAAAGGCAAAGCGCTCAGTAAAGCCTCGTCCTTTTTTAACACGCTTACCATTTGGCGAAGGGCTTTTTGAAATGCCATGGCCATGTTTGGAGGCAGCTGCAGCAGGTTCAGATGATTTTTTATCAGGGCTAGCCGCTAGAGCACGTCCTTGGCTCAGCTCCCTAGAATTCTTGGCAGGACTTCTTCCAGGACTCACATCTCTGTTAAGTGATATGTCAGATAAACTTGGTATCTTCAAGTCCATGATGTTTGACAACTTGACACTTAAATCAAAGCAAAACTCATATTGTAAGACAATTCACCTTGATTAGCAGAGCAAGAGACATACCTATTGTGATTTGAATCATCTGAATAAGCCCGATGATTAGCAGGTTTAGTGAATTCAGCTTGAGTATCATGCCCGTTATTCAGAAATTCGCCATTTTCTGGAGACAATTCACCTTCTTCGTGCGATTGCTTGTCCACAGACGTTCTAACTTTAGAATCCACCACTAGTTCTGGAATGGTTTGACTTTGTAAGGGAAGGCTAGAGGATGGCTTTCCTATGTCTGTAGCATGAGCCGCCATTTACTTAGACCGCAATATCAACATAACAGTACTCATATGGGGAGGAAATGCGGGAGATGAGTGGGTGCAACACATGTCAAGAATTAGATAAATACCCATACCTTGATTATTTTTAGCTTTGTCGGCTTGTATTTTACGACCAGAAACACGGCGATCAGCCTTCCTATCACCAGAACTACTGTCACTAGCACTAGAACTGTCACTTTCAGTGTCACTTGAACTGTCAGAActcctaaaaaatacaaaagcaatTTAAATCAGAGCAAAGATCAAGCAAACTGTAACTGAGGAAGGTATACTATAGAAAAATCTTCATGGGAATCCCTATTAAAAGCTAACTATAATCGGACCTTTTGGACTTGTGTTTTGATCTTCTACGATTGTGCTGGCTTCTTTTCGGTTTCCGCCCAATACTTTTCTTCTTCCCATGCCTGCGtttatttctcttcctcttctggTGTTTCCCATAGCTAGAAGAACTTGAATCAGAAGACGATGAATCTGAATCTGATTCGGAATCTGAAGATGAATCTGATTCAGAATCTGAGG
The Vicia villosa cultivar HV-30 ecotype Madison, WI linkage group LG6, Vvil1.0, whole genome shotgun sequence genome window above contains:
- the LOC131610136 gene encoding peptidyl-prolyl cis-trans isomerase CYP63-like — protein: MSLEKNPCVFFDVSVDGDPVERIVIELFSSVVPKTAENFRALCTGEKGIGESTGKPLHYKGTGFHRIIKGFMAQGGDFSRGNGTGGESIYGGKFADENFKLKHDGPGVLSMANSGPNTNGSQFFIIFKRQPHLDGKHVVFGKVTKGLEILKKMEQLGTSDGKPTKPIKIVDCGEVSKAKGQHTVEKEKGKRRKSVKSLTSDDSSDADKKISRKRKISSKGRRKRRRRYSSSDSDSDSYSSDSESDSSSDSESDSDSSSSDSSSSSYGKHQKRKRNKRRHGKKKSIGRKPKRSQHNRRRSKHKSKRSSDSSSDTESDSSSASDSSSGDRKADRRVSGRKIQADKAKNNQDIGKPSSSLPLQSQTIPELVVDSKVRTSVDKQSHEEGELSPENGEFLNNGHDTQAEFTKPANHRAYSDDSNHNRDVSPGRSPAKNSRELSQGRALAASPDKKSSEPAAAASKHGHGISKSPSPNGKRVKKGRGFTERFAFVRRYRTPSPERSPRAYRYGDRNVRRNFDRNTSYRSYSERSPPRRFRSPPRGNRPRYQSRRSQSRSISRSPVRGRYRDNGRGRSPKRSVSPEDKRPPISDRLKSRLGGRGNQQSPDRQRSKSNSKSNGISRSRSPDDTPPKRYNKRTSISRSRSRSSSASGQKGLVSYGDASPDSGAR